One Helicobacter pylori NCTC 11637 = CCUG 17874 = ATCC 43504 = JCM 12093 genomic window, GAACAGGTTTTGAATGTTGTCAAGCGAGTTGAGATTGACCGTTGTAGACTCCACCAAAGAGCTAAAATCGGTTAAAATGATATTTAAATTATTTTTGGTATCGCTATCCACTTTATTGCTCCTTAATAAAGCGGTAATAATGCGCCGTTTGTCAAAAAAGGAATCCCTTAAAGCCACATTAAATTCTTGCAAATTGGACAAGCGCACTAAAATATCATCATGCGTAGAAGTTTCTTTGAAAATGATGTTTTTGCGCAACAGGCTCGTTTGTTTGTTGATCCATTCTAGGCATTCTACCCCTTTTTCAAAATACACTTCAAAGATTTTGGTTAGAATATCAAACCCATCTTCAAATTTTTTAGGGCTAGCCAAAACCTTTTTTTGGATAGAATCAAAGATTTCTAAAGTCCCGTAATAAATCGTGAAAAGAATGTTATTAGACAAAATAAAGGTCGCCATTTCCGTATGAAAAGTCTCATTTTCATCCTGATTAGTGAAAAAGGCGTTGATCGTAACGCTGGAGCTGTCTTCCCAATATTTGGTAACTGAAGAGACTCGTTGGGAATGGTCTGTGTTGTAGTGGATAGCGTATTCTTGGCTTAGAGTGGCTAATTCATTGGGCGTAGGGTTGATTAATTCAAACCACAACACTTCATTTTCTTCTATATCAAAGCCATTAAAATCGTTAAAGCGTTTTTTAATGACAAATTTTTGCTGTTTGAAAAACACATTCACCATAAGCGATCCTTAGAGTTAATGGCGTTTGTCCAAAACCTCAAAACAAGGTAAAATTTTGCCCTCTAATAGTTCCAAGCTCGCCCCCCCACCGGTAGAGATAAAGCTCATGTTATCCTTTTCGCCCGCGCGGTTGATCGCATCAATGGTGTCGCCCCCACCAACGAGCGAGAAAGCGTAAGTGTCAGCGATCTTGTGGGCTAAAAAGGTTGTGCCTCTAGCGAATTCTTGTTTTTCATGCACGCCTAAGGGGCCATTCCATAGGATCGTGGGCGCGCTCTCTATGACTTCAGAAAATAATTTCAGGCTCGCAGGCCCTATATCAGCGATCTTGTGTTTAGGCTCAATGTCTTGGACGGGTGAAATTTTAATGTGTTTGGGGTTGAGAATATCATCAGTGGTTACAGCGTCTATAGGCAAATAGACTTTGACTTTTTTTTCTTTCGCGCTTTTTAATAACTCTAGGGCGTCTATTATCAAAGCATCTTCTACAGAAGAATCTTGCACATCATAGCCTAAGGCTTTTAAGAAAGTATTACTCATCGCCCCGGCAATGATGAGCTTATCAATGAGATCTAAAATGTTTTTTAACAAGGTGAGTTTGGAGCTGACCTTAGCCCCCCCCACAATCAACAATAAAGGGCGTAAAGGGTGGTTAAACGCTTGATAGAACGAATCAATTTCTTTTTTGAGTAAAAACCCGCTCACTTTAATAGGGGCGAATTGCGCCGTGCCATAAGTGCTAGCGTGCTTTCTGTGGCTCGTGCCAAAAGCGTCATTCACAAACACATCGCACAAACTCGCTAAATCTTTAGCCAGATTTTCATCATTTTCTTCTTCGCCTTTTAAAAAGCGGATGTTTTCTAAAAGAAAAATCCTTGTGGGCGCGTTTTCGTTTAAAGCCTGCTTGAGTTGCACGATATTTTGAGAAAAAACCACTTCATGGTTTAAGAGTCTTTCAAGGCGTTTCAAAAAGGGCTTTAAGCTCAATTTTTCTTCAACCCCTTTAGGGCGGCCCAAATGGCTCACTAAAATAATGTCTTTAGCCTTATTGTCAATACAAAATTGGATGGTAGGCAAGCTCTCTCTAATGCGCGTATCATCGGTAATATTCAAATTTTCATCTAAAGGCACATTAAAATCCACTCTAATAAGCACCCTTTTATGGCCCACTTCCACTTCTTGAATGTTTTTAACGTTTTGCATAAACGACATTTTAGCTAACATGAAAAATCCTTTCTTTTAATTTTGTGCTATATATTGCGCCATGTCTATCAAGCGCTCGCTATAACCCATCTCATTATCATACCATGCCAATACTTTAGCATTTTTTTCGCCTATTGTCATGATTTGATCATCAATCACGATCGCGCTAAAAGGCGAAGAAATAAAATCGCTTGAAACAAGCCTTTCTTCATCAATACCCACAACCCCTTTAAAGGCATGCTTACAAGCGTCTTTAAGCGCATGCTGAACGCTCGCTTTACTCACGGATTTTTTAAAGCTTAAAGATAGATCCACTAAGCTCACATTAGGGGTAGGCACTCTAATAGCAAGGCCTGTAACTTTAGGGCCTAAATGCGGTAAGACTAACGAAATGGCTTTGCTCACGCCGGTGCTTGTGGGGATGAGGTTAAGGCCGGCCGCTCTAGCGCGGCGGATGTCTTTGTGCTTGGTGTCTAAGAGGTTTTGATCGTTAGTGTAGCTGTGGATGGTGGTTAAAAGCGCATTTTCTACTTTAAAGGCTTCATCTAAGATTTTTAATAAAGGAGTGGTAGCGTTAGTCGTGCAAGAGGCGTTAGAAATCACGCTTTCATTATGATAATGGGTGTGATTCACCCCATAGACAAAGGTGGGCGTATTTTGCGCGGGAGCGGAGATGATGACTTTTTTCACGCTGTTTTTAAGATGAGCGCTTGAAGCTTCTAAGGAATTGAATTTCCCGGTGCATTCTATGATGATTTCTGCGTTAGCGGCAGAAAAATCAAGCTTGTTAATATCTCGCTCATTCAACACTAAAATATTTTTACTATGCCCGATATTTAGGGTTCTATTGGCGTTTAATTTGGCTTCAAAATGCCCATGCACGCTGTCATGGCGTATCAAATGCAAAAGAGTTTCTAATTCAGCGGTAGAATTGATGGCTACGATTTCTACATCTTTTCTTTGACTGGCGGCTCTTATAGCGCACAAACCGATGCGCCCAGTCCCATTGATAGCGATTCTAATTGGCATGTTTTCCCTTTATTTAAAAATCACCATTCTATCACAAATGCTCTTAAATAAAGGCATTCTTAAGGGGTTCTGTCTCATTAAACATTAATCACAAGCTGAAATCAAAATCCTTGCGATAAACCTCTCTATAAGCTTTTTGAACGCTTGTAAAAACCCCACTCCCTAAAAAACCTCTAGATAAGGGGCTAGGGTGAGGGGCTGTGATGATGATGTGCTTGTTTTTGGGGATTAGCGCGATCTTTTTTTGGGCGACTTTCCCTAATAACACCACGATCAAGGGGGCGTTGGCTTCAAAAAGGCGCATCAATATTTGATCGCTAAAAGCTTCCCAGCCAATATATTTGTGCGAAGCGGCTTGGTTTTTTTCCACGCTTAAAATGGCGTTCAATAACAGCATGCCCCTTTTAGCCCACGCGCTCAAATCCCCACAACAAGGCACAGGCACGCCTAAATTCGCATACAATTCTTTAAAAATATTTTTTAAGCTTGGGGGGATGGGGGCGTTTTTTTCCACGCTAAAGCTTAAGCCCATCGCCACCGGCAATTCTTGCTCCTTTTTTAGGTAGGTGGAATGGTAGGGGTCTTGCCCTAAAAGGATGATTTTAACCGCGCTAGGGGGCGTTAGATTGAGTGCATGAAACAGATTAGAGCTTTTAGGGAAAATGGTTTTAGGGCTTTTTAGGGCTTCTAAGTAGCGTTTTTCTATTTCTAAAAAATAAGGCTTTTTAAATTCGCTTTGCAAAAACTCCCGCCAAGCCAAGCTTAAA contains:
- the corA gene encoding magnesium/cobalt transporter CorA; its protein translation is MVNVFFKQQKFVIKKRFNDFNGFDIEENEVLWFELINPTPNELATLSQEYAIHYNTDHSQRVSSVTKYWEDSSSVTINAFFTNQDENETFHTEMATFILSNNILFTIYYGTLEIFDSIQKKVLASPKKFEDGFDILTKIFEVYFEKGVECLEWINKQTSLLRKNIIFKETSTHDDILVRLSNLQEFNVALRDSFFDKRRIITALLRSNKVDSDTKNNLNIILTDFSSLVESTTVNLNSLDNIQNLFASQVNVEQNKIIKLFTVATMAMMPPTLIGTIYGMNFKFMPELEWQYGYLFALIVMAISTILPVLYFKKKGWL
- the gap gene encoding type I glyceraldehyde-3-phosphate dehydrogenase: MPIRIAINGTGRIGLCAIRAASQRKDVEIVAINSTAELETLLHLIRHDSVHGHFEAKLNANRTLNIGHSKNILVLNERDINKLDFSAANAEIIIECTGKFNSLEASSAHLKNSVKKVIISAPAQNTPTFVYGVNHTHYHNESVISNASCTTNATTPLLKILDEAFKVENALLTTIHSYTNDQNLLDTKHKDIRRARAAGLNLIPTSTGVSKAISLVLPHLGPKVTGLAIRVPTPNVSLVDLSLSFKKSVSKASVQHALKDACKHAFKGVVGIDEERLVSSDFISSPFSAIVIDDQIMTIGEKNAKVLAWYDNEMGYSERLIDMAQYIAQN
- a CDS encoding phosphoglycerate kinase, translated to MLAKMSFMQNVKNIQEVEVGHKRVLIRVDFNVPLDENLNITDDTRIRESLPTIQFCIDNKAKDIILVSHLGRPKGVEEKLSLKPFLKRLERLLNHEVVFSQNIVQLKQALNENAPTRIFLLENIRFLKGEEENDENLAKDLASLCDVFVNDAFGTSHRKHASTYGTAQFAPIKVSGFLLKKEIDSFYQAFNHPLRPLLLIVGGAKVSSKLTLLKNILDLIDKLIIAGAMSNTFLKALGYDVQDSSVEDALIIDALELLKSAKEKKVKVYLPIDAVTTDDILNPKHIKISPVQDIEPKHKIADIGPASLKLFSEVIESAPTILWNGPLGVHEKQEFARGTTFLAHKIADTYAFSLVGGGDTIDAINRAGEKDNMSFISTGGGASLELLEGKILPCFEVLDKRH
- the ung gene encoding uracil-DNA glycosylase, with product MKLFDYAPLSLAWREFLQSEFKKPYFLEIEKRYLEALKSPKTIFPKSSNLFHALNLTPPSAVKIILLGQDPYHSTYLKKEQELPVAMGLSFSVEKNAPIPPSLKNIFKELYANLGVPVPCCGDLSAWAKRGMLLLNAILSVEKNQAASHKYIGWEAFSDQILMRLFEANAPLIVVLLGKVAQKKIALIPKNKHIIITAPHPSPLSRGFLGSGVFTSVQKAYREVYRKDFDFSL